A window of Clostridia bacterium contains these coding sequences:
- a CDS encoding cytochrome P450, producing MARSPRGVTIFRHGDVVAAANDADTFSSAVSVHRMVPNSLNQPEHTAFREAIDSFFTPERMEAIEPRVQRIAQEIVAALARGTTLDAVSEIGYPLAVRGQADWLGWQGIEDQLLAWMAENYSATRSADRSRTTAIATAFDEIVAAQVQRRRQMGSAAPKDPTTELLGIAVNGSPLPDADIVSILRNWTAGDLGSIAAALGVVVHFLATQREVQEELRAHPADVAAGIDEMLRIDDPFLVSRRVTKAQARVDGFVIEPGTRVYLNWTSANRDETVFGDPDAYQPEEHAQHNLVYGTGIHVCPGRPLATLELVVAVQTLLGMTAGVELAPDAEAVRETYPLGGWRRMPGRTGSSSIPSHGKSTTEIKMG from the coding sequence GTGGCCAGGTCGCCGCGTGGCGTCACGATATTCAGACATGGCGACGTGGTCGCGGCGGCGAACGACGCGGACACGTTCTCCTCGGCGGTGTCGGTCCATCGCATGGTGCCGAACTCCCTAAACCAGCCTGAGCACACCGCGTTTCGGGAGGCCATCGACTCTTTCTTCACGCCCGAGCGCATGGAAGCAATCGAACCGCGCGTCCAGAGAATCGCTCAGGAAATCGTTGCCGCTCTAGCGCGTGGCACTACGTTGGATGCCGTTAGTGAGATTGGGTACCCGCTTGCCGTACGCGGACAGGCCGACTGGCTGGGATGGCAGGGAATCGAAGACCAACTTCTCGCATGGATGGCTGAGAACTATTCTGCGACCCGTTCCGCCGACCGGTCACGAACGACCGCCATCGCCACCGCCTTCGACGAGATTGTTGCGGCACAGGTGCAACGCCGGCGGCAGATGGGCAGTGCCGCTCCGAAGGATCCTACGACCGAATTGCTCGGTATCGCCGTTAATGGAAGTCCATTGCCGGATGCCGACATCGTGTCGATCCTTCGCAACTGGACGGCGGGCGACCTCGGTTCCATAGCGGCGGCGCTTGGTGTCGTCGTGCATTTTCTTGCGACGCAACGCGAGGTGCAGGAGGAGCTTCGGGCACATCCTGCCGATGTGGCGGCCGGAATCGACGAGATGTTGCGGATCGACGACCCGTTCCTCGTTAGCCGTCGCGTGACCAAGGCCCAGGCCCGTGTGGACGGATTCGTGATCGAGCCTGGCACGCGAGTTTATCTGAACTGGACGTCGGCTAATCGCGATGAGACGGTGTTCGGCGACCCAGATGCCTATCAGCCTGAGGAACACGCGCAGCATAACTTGGTTTATGGCACCGGCATACACGTTTGCCCGGGTCGTCCGCTCGCAACGTTAGAACTGGTTGTGGCTGTACAGACGCTGCTGGGAATGACAGCCGGTGTCGAACTTGCGCCCGACGCCGAGGCCGTCCGAGAGACATACCCTTTGGGCGGCTGGCGGCGGATGCCCGGGCGGACAGGGTCTTCCTCCATACCATCGCATGGCAAGAGCACAACTGAAATCAAAATGGGGTGA
- a CDS encoding IPT/TIG domain-containing protein, whose amino-acid sequence MYRAVSMQSRKLSYFLSYLLMTLFFVSCGGGGGSQSGSPSDPSNTAPQISSLSPMSVIAGSSATTLTINGSGFIAASTVQWNSASHASTLVSANQINVSLTEADTATAATVQVKVTNPAPGGGTASASFTINNPVPTVSAITPTTANAGQPDTTVTITGTGFNASSVVNVNGASRVTTFVNSTQLKATLPTTDFSGSGTLQIIVTNPAPGGGTSVASSATTVTVNNPVPVLQSISQGSVSAGTPATLTVTGTGFAANSVVQVNGAPRATTYVGATQLRFATTAADVAAIATLQISVMNPAPGGGTTTELPVAVVYPVPTISSLNPPAATAGAGSFVLSVQGSGFFPTSTVQWNGVAKPTQYVSATKLTVPIMPADIATTGTAQVTVMSPAPGGGTSTPVNFRIDNIAITDIHPQNLYVGSRDTLIDIYGGNFQQGCVAQWNGAALVTTFGTSTHIQAAVPASSLTQLGTGQVTVANPDGVTSAAVAIGVIANPVLVLSSLSPRAAPAGSASIDLTLMGTGFTNASTAYWDSKPLPTTLSSGQLRATLSAALLQKLGTYNVTVTNPGPGGGGTSSALVFSTYLPLPSNDLVYSAWSKLLYASVPSTAGSLGNSIVGVDPVTGNVMNSVYVGSEPNKLALSSDGKVLWVGINGAGAVRKVDLVTMTAGIQFGLGGGQGVYNPPATALDLAVMPGSPEAVAVYTQAFPNATIRIFDSGVARANAYTGGGYLAFNSMGNKLYTMASPSGWGSGYAVLTIDSSGIASSTVVGQSVTTNGLKYDNGRVYTSNGTMLDAETGSLVSTFYSQPNSVASGAVAPDSTIGKAFIVTSSYSSSSEVLAFDTNAFVKTGSIPVTGLDTSVNPRALVRWGQQGLAFRTKSQIYVLQSNIVKDTSATLADVAVTLSAPASAATGASLTYTATVTNNGPNAANNIDLITSLPAEVTVLSATPAQGTCSVGVVSRCNLGSVAANSNVQVQLAVIPNAAGSLAASTTVSATEGDPTPANNSATTSVTATGNPYYPVPLIASISPKMVAVGADTFTLTVNGGGFNMASTVQWNGNALPTTFTDGSTLTATVDSSHITNLGYAWISVSSPSPGGGTSASIPLMIYRQINLDANQITYEPFRRKIYVSVPSTATQVTGNSIVSIDPATGALSNPVNIGSQPNQLALSDDGNYLFVGLDGSNSIARFNLATNTTDFSFSLGSSSYGDTYKPRTFAVAPGNANLLAVDTGSWTGIGIYDISGSTATHRAIFTGPYTGSSVAFGDSTHLYSYDSDTSGAEFSRWTVGASGLATLDNSTLNGIGGFSGSFKLSRGLVFGGGGGVADPSTTPPSMLGQFSAFGSVAPDAWLGRSFFLGCPQSVNYYCSSNNTLLAFDQRTFRQTDSVTVPTTQSGKNLIRWGSDGLAFTAQSSSGSAGTGELFILRGPFVIPQIGVANGIPNVASVTPSQLAAGSRNLYLTVTGTGFVAGAFARWNGSDRTTYFVDATHLSVAIPATDLASAGTASITVINPGSAVASAPVSFTISQ is encoded by the coding sequence ATGTACCGGGCGGTCTCAATGCAAAGCAGAAAGCTCTCTTACTTTCTGTCGTATCTTCTTATGACTCTGTTCTTTGTGTCCTGCGGTGGCGGCGGTGGCTCGCAATCAGGGTCCCCCTCGGATCCGTCGAACACCGCCCCGCAGATTTCCTCCTTATCACCTATGTCCGTAATCGCCGGCTCGAGTGCGACAACGCTGACGATCAACGGCAGTGGCTTCATAGCGGCATCGACCGTTCAGTGGAATTCGGCGTCTCACGCTTCAACACTCGTGAGTGCAAACCAGATCAATGTTTCACTAACTGAGGCAGATACAGCGACGGCTGCGACGGTTCAGGTGAAAGTCACGAACCCGGCGCCGGGAGGCGGCACCGCCTCTGCATCATTCACGATCAACAACCCGGTACCGACCGTTTCCGCCATTACTCCGACCACGGCGAACGCAGGCCAGCCGGACACGACTGTCACCATCACCGGGACGGGTTTCAATGCTTCGTCGGTTGTAAATGTGAATGGCGCGAGCCGTGTGACGACATTTGTCAATTCAACGCAATTGAAGGCGACACTACCCACCACTGACTTCTCCGGTTCTGGCACACTTCAGATAATTGTTACGAATCCCGCTCCCGGCGGCGGGACTTCCGTCGCGTCATCCGCAACGACAGTAACGGTGAACAATCCCGTCCCGGTCTTGCAATCCATATCCCAGGGCAGTGTGAGTGCTGGCACGCCTGCTACGCTGACCGTGACAGGAACGGGATTTGCTGCGAACTCCGTAGTGCAAGTAAATGGCGCACCAAGGGCGACAACTTACGTCGGCGCGACGCAGCTTCGGTTCGCGACGACCGCGGCCGATGTCGCCGCGATTGCAACACTGCAGATATCAGTAATGAATCCTGCTCCCGGCGGCGGCACTACGACCGAATTGCCTGTTGCGGTCGTCTATCCAGTGCCGACGATCTCCTCACTTAACCCGCCAGCTGCAACGGCAGGAGCGGGTTCGTTCGTACTGTCCGTCCAAGGATCAGGCTTCTTTCCGACATCGACGGTGCAGTGGAATGGTGTCGCGAAGCCGACTCAATACGTCAGCGCGACGAAATTGACCGTGCCCATCATGCCCGCCGACATAGCCACTACTGGAACAGCGCAAGTGACGGTGATGAGTCCGGCCCCCGGCGGAGGGACTTCCACGCCGGTGAACTTCAGAATCGACAACATCGCGATCACCGATATCCACCCACAGAATTTGTACGTAGGATCTCGCGACACGCTCATTGACATCTACGGTGGAAATTTCCAGCAGGGGTGCGTCGCCCAGTGGAATGGTGCGGCGCTCGTTACTACGTTCGGAACCTCAACGCACATCCAGGCGGCGGTTCCGGCCTCGTCATTAACGCAGTTGGGAACCGGACAGGTGACAGTCGCGAACCCGGACGGCGTGACTTCTGCTGCGGTTGCAATCGGTGTGATCGCGAACCCGGTGCTGGTGCTTTCCTCCCTGTCTCCGCGCGCGGCTCCAGCAGGTTCAGCGAGTATCGATCTGACACTTATGGGTACCGGCTTTACCAATGCTTCAACGGCTTACTGGGATTCAAAGCCGTTACCGACGACATTGAGCAGCGGCCAGCTTCGCGCGACTTTAAGCGCGGCTCTGCTTCAAAAGCTCGGGACTTACAACGTCACGGTGACGAATCCGGGTCCGGGCGGAGGCGGCACATCATCTGCACTCGTCTTCTCGACGTACTTGCCGCTACCGTCCAACGATCTCGTCTATAGCGCGTGGTCGAAGCTGCTGTATGCTTCGGTGCCGAGTACTGCGGGAAGCTTGGGCAACAGTATCGTGGGCGTCGATCCGGTGACCGGCAATGTGATGAACTCCGTCTATGTCGGCAGTGAGCCCAATAAACTCGCTCTTTCGAGCGACGGTAAGGTTCTGTGGGTCGGCATCAACGGGGCGGGCGCAGTTCGCAAAGTCGACCTGGTCACCATGACCGCGGGCATCCAGTTCGGACTTGGAGGTGGGCAAGGAGTATACAACCCGCCTGCGACGGCGCTGGACTTGGCAGTAATGCCTGGTTCTCCCGAGGCTGTGGCCGTTTACACTCAGGCATTTCCGAACGCGACTATCAGGATTTTCGATTCAGGCGTCGCACGCGCGAATGCGTATACCGGCGGCGGTTATCTCGCGTTCAATTCGATGGGCAACAAGCTTTACACAATGGCTTCCCCGAGCGGGTGGGGCTCAGGATACGCCGTACTGACGATCGACTCGAGTGGCATTGCAAGCTCTACTGTAGTTGGTCAGAGTGTCACCACTAACGGTCTGAAGTACGACAATGGCCGCGTATATACAAGCAACGGCACCATGCTGGACGCCGAAACCGGATCGTTGGTTTCAACCTTCTATTCGCAACCTAACTCCGTCGCGAGTGGAGCAGTCGCGCCGGATTCGACGATCGGGAAAGCTTTCATCGTCACTTCCAGCTACTCGAGTTCCAGCGAGGTACTTGCATTTGATACAAACGCGTTCGTGAAGACAGGCTCGATTCCGGTTACCGGACTGGACACTTCCGTGAACCCACGTGCCCTGGTCAGATGGGGACAGCAGGGGCTGGCGTTCCGTACCAAGTCGCAGATCTACGTACTGCAGTCGAACATCGTTAAGGACACGAGTGCAACGCTGGCCGATGTTGCCGTCACGCTTAGCGCTCCAGCCTCTGCAGCGACAGGTGCAAGCCTCACCTACACGGCAACGGTCACGAACAATGGACCAAACGCCGCAAACAACATTGACTTGATCACTAGCTTGCCTGCGGAAGTCACGGTTTTATCTGCAACTCCAGCGCAAGGCACTTGCTCGGTCGGCGTAGTGTCACGCTGCAACCTTGGCAGCGTCGCCGCTAACTCGAATGTTCAGGTGCAACTGGCGGTGATACCAAATGCGGCCGGCAGCTTGGCTGCATCCACGACCGTGAGTGCAACCGAAGGGGATCCAACGCCTGCAAACAACTCGGCGACTACGTCGGTGACAGCTACAGGTAACCCCTATTACCCCGTGCCCCTGATTGCGTCAATCTCCCCGAAGATGGTGGCGGTCGGCGCAGATACATTCACGCTAACCGTGAATGGCGGCGGCTTCAACATGGCCAGCACGGTGCAGTGGAACGGAAACGCGCTGCCAACAACGTTCACTGACGGAAGTACGCTCACAGCGACGGTTGACAGTTCGCACATTACCAATCTCGGTTATGCGTGGATATCAGTCTCTTCGCCCTCGCCTGGTGGAGGTACGTCGGCGAGCATTCCGCTCATGATTTACAGGCAGATCAATCTCGATGCGAACCAGATCACGTATGAGCCGTTCCGACGCAAGATCTACGTGAGCGTTCCGAGCACCGCGACGCAGGTGACGGGCAACAGTATCGTCTCAATCGACCCTGCCACCGGGGCGCTCTCTAATCCGGTCAACATAGGCAGTCAACCGAACCAACTGGCGCTCTCCGACGACGGCAACTACTTGTTTGTCGGATTGGATGGAAGCAATTCGATTGCGCGATTTAACCTAGCAACGAACACGACGGATTTCAGCTTCTCGCTTGGCAGTAGCAGTTACGGTGACACCTACAAGCCGAGGACCTTCGCCGTCGCCCCTGGTAACGCCAACCTCCTAGCAGTCGATACAGGATCCTGGACGGGTATCGGGATCTATGACATCAGCGGTTCGACGGCCACGCATCGTGCGATCTTCACCGGACCGTATACAGGTTCGTCAGTCGCATTCGGCGACAGTACGCATCTCTACTCCTATGACTCGGATACCTCTGGTGCCGAGTTCTCACGCTGGACTGTTGGCGCCAGTGGGTTAGCCACTCTGGACAATTCCACTTTGAACGGCATAGGAGGATTCAGCGGTTCGTTCAAACTTTCACGTGGACTCGTCTTTGGTGGAGGCGGAGGTGTTGCGGATCCGTCCACGACGCCACCATCCATGTTGGGCCAGTTCTCTGCTTTCGGGTCGGTTGCACCGGATGCATGGCTCGGTCGCAGCTTCTTCTTGGGCTGCCCCCAGAGTGTTAACTATTACTGCTCATCGAACAACACGCTTCTTGCTTTCGATCAGCGCACGTTCCGGCAGACAGATTCCGTAACGGTCCCGACGACTCAGAGTGGAAAGAATCTGATCAGGTGGGGGAGCGATGGACTGGCCTTCACGGCTCAGAGTTCATCCGGGTCGGCGGGAACTGGCGAATTGTTCATACTGCGTGGGCCATTCGTCATCCCACAAATTGGAGTCGCGAATGGCATTCCGAACGTCGCTTCGGTGACGCCGAGCCAATTGGCTGCAGGTAGCAGAAATCTGTACCTCACGGTAACTGGCACAGGTTTTGTTGCCGGAGCGTTTGCCCGTTGGAACGGTTCCGACCGCACAACGTACTTCGTCGATGCAACACATCTGAGTGTCGCAATTCCAGCAACGGATCTCGCATCCGCTGGAACGGCGAGCATAACCGTGATCAATCCGGGTTCGGCAGTGGCGTCTGCGCCAGTGTCGTTCACGATCTCACAGTAG
- a CDS encoding FAD-dependent oxidoreductase: MVERELITAKLKLSLQLSEKTKHLEFEIPALTRFDFAPGQFISVREPKPDGKEITRAYSLASPPRNDNTFDLCLNRVDEGFMSNYLCDVPPGTAVHLHGPHGHFVLREPRRDAVFIATGTGIAPFRGMVQWLFADPSRHHGHHFWLVYGTRYADDIYYREEFEQIAAANPNFHYIVTLSRGDDAWAGARGYVQHHVREIVDGSKDMEAYICGLNDMVSANRAMLKDELGWDRKQIVYERYD; this comes from the coding sequence TTGGTCGAACGCGAACTGATCACCGCCAAGCTGAAGCTGTCGCTCCAGCTCTCGGAAAAGACAAAGCATCTCGAGTTTGAAATCCCCGCTTTGACAAGGTTTGACTTCGCACCCGGACAGTTCATCTCCGTGCGCGAGCCTAAGCCAGACGGGAAAGAGATCACGCGCGCGTATTCCCTCGCTTCACCTCCGCGGAACGACAACACCTTCGACCTCTGCCTGAACCGCGTGGATGAAGGCTTCATGTCCAACTATCTTTGCGACGTGCCGCCGGGAACCGCTGTCCATCTTCACGGCCCGCACGGACACTTCGTCCTGCGCGAACCCCGCCGTGACGCAGTTTTCATTGCAACCGGCACCGGAATCGCACCCTTCCGTGGCATGGTGCAGTGGCTCTTTGCGGATCCCTCGCGTCACCATGGACACCATTTCTGGCTCGTTTACGGCACCCGCTACGCTGATGACATCTACTATCGCGAAGAATTCGAACAGATCGCGGCCGCGAATCCCAACTTCCACTACATCGTTACGCTGAGCCGAGGGGATGACGCATGGGCCGGCGCGCGCGGGTACGTGCAGCACCACGTGCGCGAGATTGTGGATGGCAGCAAGGATATGGAAGCCTACATCTGCGGACTCAATGATATGGTGTCCGCGAATCGCGCCATGCTGAAAGACGAGCTTGGCTGGGATCGGAAGCAGATCGTTTACGAACGCTACGACTGA
- the dnaK gene encoding molecular chaperone DnaK: MGKIIGIDLGTTNSVVAVMEGGESKVIPNEEGGRTTPSVVGFTKSGERLVGQVAKRQAITNPENTVYSIKRFMGRRFDEVSEEMKMVPYKVVQSGDHVAIVAQGKEHTPPQVSAMILQKLKKSAEDYLGQPVSEAVITVPAYFNDAQRQATKDAGRIAGLDVKRIINEPTAAALAYGLDKKKDETIAVYDFGGGTFDISILEVGEGVIEVKSTNGDTHLGGDNIDQRIVDWLVEEFKKDEGLDLRGKGNEMALQRLRDAAERAKIELSTTMETEINLPFITADATGPKHLVKRLTRSKLEEMVRDIVERSMAPCRQALKDAGVTPDKIDEVVLVGGQTRMPVIQKLVKDLFGKEPHRGVNPDEVVAIGAALQGGVLGGEVKDLLLLDVTPLTLAIETLGGVATPMIPRNTTIPTKKTEIFSTAADNQNSVEINVLQGERPMAAQNRTLGKFHLTGIPMAPRGVPQIEVTFDIDANGILNVMAKDTATNKDQKITITSSSGLSKDEVDKMAKEAEAHAAEDKTKREEIETRNQLDGMVYQIEKMLRENGDKISGSERGDVENAIADAKKALEGGELSAMNTARDRLQQASHKLAEAMYKQAAPQGEPAGASGAAGAAQADASGAAGGAKKDEGVIDAEYVDVDEKKN, translated from the coding sequence ATGGGAAAGATTATCGGTATTGACCTTGGCACCACCAACTCGGTCGTAGCTGTCATGGAAGGCGGCGAATCCAAGGTTATCCCCAACGAGGAGGGTGGCCGCACTACCCCTTCTGTCGTTGGATTCACGAAGTCCGGCGAACGCCTAGTCGGCCAGGTTGCCAAGCGCCAGGCCATCACCAATCCCGAAAACACGGTTTATTCGATCAAGCGGTTTATGGGCCGCCGATTTGACGAAGTTAGCGAAGAAATGAAGATGGTGCCCTACAAGGTCGTGCAATCGGGCGATCACGTGGCCATTGTCGCGCAGGGAAAGGAGCACACGCCTCCGCAGGTTTCGGCCATGATTCTGCAAAAACTGAAGAAGTCGGCGGAAGACTACCTTGGCCAACCCGTCTCGGAAGCTGTCATCACCGTGCCCGCGTACTTCAACGACGCGCAGCGACAGGCCACGAAGGACGCCGGACGCATTGCCGGACTCGATGTCAAGCGCATCATCAACGAGCCTACCGCAGCCGCGCTCGCCTACGGTCTGGACAAGAAGAAGGATGAGACCATCGCCGTGTACGACTTCGGCGGTGGAACCTTCGACATCTCGATTCTTGAAGTTGGCGAAGGCGTAATCGAAGTGAAGTCCACGAATGGCGACACGCACCTTGGCGGTGACAACATCGACCAGCGAATCGTCGATTGGCTCGTGGAAGAGTTCAAAAAGGACGAAGGGCTGGACCTTCGCGGCAAGGGTAACGAAATGGCATTGCAGCGTCTGCGCGACGCCGCAGAGCGTGCCAAGATCGAGCTCTCCACCACGATGGAAACCGAGATCAATTTGCCGTTTATTACGGCCGACGCAACCGGGCCGAAGCATTTGGTGAAGCGTCTCACGCGCTCCAAGCTGGAAGAGATGGTGCGAGACATCGTTGAGCGCTCCATGGCTCCCTGCAGGCAGGCACTCAAAGACGCAGGCGTCACGCCCGACAAGATCGATGAGGTTGTCCTTGTTGGCGGGCAGACGCGCATGCCGGTAATCCAGAAGTTGGTAAAGGATCTCTTCGGCAAGGAACCTCACCGTGGCGTGAACCCGGACGAGGTTGTCGCAATCGGCGCGGCGCTACAGGGCGGTGTGCTCGGCGGCGAGGTGAAGGATCTGCTGCTGCTGGACGTTACTCCACTGACGCTCGCTATCGAAACGCTGGGTGGCGTGGCTACGCCGATGATCCCGCGCAACACCACGATTCCAACGAAGAAGACCGAAATCTTCTCCACCGCGGCCGATAACCAGAACTCGGTCGAGATCAACGTGTTGCAGGGTGAGCGCCCCATGGCCGCTCAAAATCGGACGCTCGGCAAGTTCCACCTGACGGGCATTCCGATGGCGCCGCGCGGCGTACCGCAGATCGAAGTCACTTTCGACATCGACGCGAACGGAATCCTCAACGTCATGGCCAAGGACACCGCCACGAACAAAGACCAGAAGATCACGATTACGTCGTCTTCCGGGCTTTCCAAGGACGAAGTCGACAAGATGGCCAAGGAAGCCGAAGCGCACGCGGCAGAAGACAAGACGAAGCGCGAAGAGATAGAGACCCGCAATCAGCTCGACGGCATGGTGTACCAGATCGAAAAGATGCTGCGCGAGAATGGCGACAAGATTTCCGGCTCCGAACGCGGCGACGTTGAGAACGCAATCGCTGACGCCAAGAAGGCACTGGAAGGCGGCGAACTCAGCGCCATGAATACGGCGCGCGATCGCTTGCAACAGGCCTCGCACAAGCTTGCGGAAGCCATGTACAAGCAGGCAGCTCCGCAGGGTGAACCGGCGGGCGCTTCCGGCGCTGCCGGCGCAGCCCAGGCCGACGCCTCCGGCGCTGCCGGCGGCGCGAAGAAAGACGAGGGCGTGATCGACGCCGAGTACGTTGACGTGGACGAAAAGAAGAACTAA
- a CDS encoding J domain-containing protein, whose product MATTQTNKDYYAMLGVKKDASSDEIRKAFRKLARKYHPDVNPGNKQAEEKFKQISEANDVLSDPKKRKIYDQVGFYSDNIDPATAEAYARAGGGNANSGPGFGAGGFGGFPGGGPYGAGRRTQHQDIPIDFENFDFSQAGQAGGGGGRGFRDIFSSIFSGGGFTTEPQGPTPGSDLEYQVPVSFWDAIRGRELSFNIQRPDARGSMRTDTIRVNLKPGTRDGQRIRLAGRGNPGPRGGQPGDLYLIVKIEPHPVFHRDGDDIHITVPVTVTEAALGAKAEVPTIDGRAQLRIPPGTQSGQKLRMREKGVKSPTLQGKTGDQIVTIKVVVPQVHDEKSKEILRELQKLNPEDPRTELFRNV is encoded by the coding sequence ATGGCAACGACGCAGACCAACAAAGATTATTACGCGATGCTCGGCGTCAAGAAGGACGCCTCCTCGGATGAGATACGGAAGGCGTTCCGAAAGCTTGCGCGCAAGTATCACCCGGACGTGAACCCGGGTAACAAGCAGGCGGAAGAAAAGTTCAAGCAGATATCCGAGGCCAATGACGTTCTCAGCGACCCGAAAAAGCGCAAGATCTACGACCAGGTCGGCTTCTACTCCGACAATATCGACCCGGCCACGGCTGAGGCTTACGCACGCGCGGGTGGCGGCAACGCCAACAGCGGTCCGGGATTTGGCGCGGGCGGGTTCGGTGGCTTTCCGGGCGGAGGCCCGTACGGCGCTGGTCGCCGTACTCAACATCAGGACATCCCAATCGACTTTGAGAACTTCGACTTCAGTCAGGCCGGACAGGCCGGCGGAGGCGGAGGCAGGGGCTTTCGCGATATCTTCTCCAGCATCTTCAGCGGTGGAGGCTTCACGACGGAACCGCAGGGCCCCACGCCCGGCAGCGATCTTGAGTACCAGGTACCCGTCAGTTTCTGGGACGCTATTCGCGGACGCGAACTGAGCTTTAACATTCAGCGACCAGACGCACGCGGCTCCATGCGCACCGATACAATCCGGGTCAATCTGAAGCCCGGAACCCGCGACGGCCAACGCATACGGCTTGCTGGACGCGGCAATCCCGGGCCGCGCGGCGGGCAACCCGGAGACCTCTACCTGATCGTCAAGATAGAGCCGCACCCGGTTTTCCATCGCGACGGCGATGACATTCACATCACTGTACCGGTCACCGTGACCGAAGCTGCGCTGGGCGCTAAGGCCGAAGTGCCCACCATCGACGGACGCGCACAATTGCGGATTCCGCCGGGCACGCAGAGCGGCCAAAAACTCCGCATGCGCGAAAAAGGCGTGAAGTCGCCAACTCTACAGGGCAAGACGGGTGACCAGATTGTCACCATCAAGGTCGTGGTCCCACAGGTACACGATGAGAAGTCGAAGGAGATACTGCGCGAATTGCAGAAGCTGAATCCGGAAGACCCGAGGACGGAGTTATTCAGAAACGTGTAA
- a CDS encoding helix-turn-helix transcriptional regulator has translation MTKRKGKGAYMISVVAEMYDIHPQTLRLYEREGLLKPSRSEGNTRLYTEEDLKRLEFILSLARDLGVNIAGIAIILNMRERMEQMQGQMQEFVRYVQQEVAARAAAQMHTSDAIVPLRRGPVVVPPDGKERRR, from the coding sequence ATGACGAAGCGAAAAGGCAAAGGCGCATACATGATCTCGGTCGTCGCGGAGATGTACGACATCCATCCGCAGACGCTCCGGCTGTACGAACGAGAGGGCCTTCTGAAGCCGTCGCGCAGCGAAGGCAATACTCGTCTCTACACAGAGGAAGACCTGAAGCGGCTGGAGTTCATCCTGTCGCTGGCGCGCGACCTCGGTGTGAACATCGCGGGAATTGCCATCATTCTCAATATGCGAGAGCGTATGGAGCAGATGCAGGGACAGATGCAGGAGTTCGTGCGCTACGTGCAGCAGGAGGTTGCAGCTCGCGCCGCCGCACAGATGCACACCTCCGATGCGATTGTTCCCCTGCGCCGCGGTCCAGTCGTCGTCCCGCCTGATGGCAAAGAGCGCAGGCGGTGA
- a CDS encoding OsmC family protein translates to MENRYEYRATAYWVLAQRGIVSAEDVPQAIEFSSPPEFGGEGNMWTPEHFLLSAIASCYLSTFRAIAEHSKFDTVSLDVSVQGVLEKEPGGYRFTNVRIQPVLTVMHEDEKERGLKLLEKAERACLVSRSLNSTVRLQPKIQVTTAV, encoded by the coding sequence ATGGAGAACAGGTATGAGTACAGGGCCACGGCCTACTGGGTCTTAGCGCAACGAGGCATCGTCTCTGCCGAAGACGTGCCACAGGCTATCGAGTTTTCCTCGCCTCCCGAGTTCGGCGGCGAAGGGAATATGTGGACGCCCGAACACTTTCTGCTCTCGGCAATCGCATCATGCTATCTGTCAACGTTTCGCGCAATTGCCGAGCATTCGAAATTCGATACCGTTTCGCTCGACGTCTCGGTGCAGGGTGTATTAGAGAAAGAGCCGGGCGGGTACCGCTTCACGAATGTACGTATCCAGCCGGTGTTGACGGTCATGCATGAGGACGAGAAAGAACGCGGGCTCAAGCTGCTGGAGAAAGCGGAGCGCGCTTGTTTGGTATCGCGTTCACTGAACAGCACAGTCAGGCTGCAACCGAAGATTCAAGTAACTACCGCTGTGTAA